DNA from Micromonospora nigra:
GGTGGACTCGATGACCACGTCGACGCCCAGGTCGCCCCACGGCAGGTTCGCCGGGTCCTTCTCCGCGTACGCCTTGATGGTCCTGCCACCGACGGTGATCTCGTCGGCGGTGGCCTTCACCTCGTGCGGGAGGCGACCCAGGATGCTGTCGTACTTGAGCAGGTGGGCGAGCGTCGCGTTGTCGGTCAGGTCGTTGACGGCCACGACCTCGACGTCAGCGCCGGATGCCAGCACTGCCCGGAAGAAGTTACGGCCGATCCGGCCGAAGCCGTTGATGCCAACCCGGATGGTCACAGGTTCCATCTCCTCGCGTTCTGGTCCGCCGGCGTGGAGATCCTCGGCACGGCGGAGTGATGTGCGCCGACCGTTGGAGCCGGCCGTTGACGGTTCATCTCGGCCGCCCCGCCGCGGTCTGAGAGGACCTGACCGCCCGAGGCGGTGAGTACGGCGGGAAGGCCGCTGCCGGCCCCCTTGCCGTACCCAGCGACCCTATCCGAGCATGCGGCAGCGCGCTGCGGCGGGTGGTGATCCCGCTCGCGTCGTACAGCCGGCACCGCCCTATCAGACCACGAGCATGTCGGGCGTGACGGCCGCTTCCGTATCCGGGATACCCAGGTCGCGGGCCCGCTTGTCGGCCAGCGCCAACAGCCGGCGGATCCGCCCGGCGATGGCATCCTTGGTCAGCGGCGGATCGGCCAGCGCGCCCAGCTCCTCCAGGGACGCCTGGCGGTGCTCCAGGCGCAGCCGGCCGGCCGAGGTCAGGTGGTTCGGTGCGTCGTCGGCCAGGATCTCCAGCGCCCGGGTCACCCGCGCGGCGGCGGCCACGGCGGCGCGGGCCGACCGGCGCAGGTTGGCGTCGTCGAAGTTGGCCAGCCGGTTCGCGGTGGCCCGCACCTCGCGGCGCACCCGGCGCTCCTCCCAGGCCAGCACGCTGGAGTGGGCCCCGATCCGGGTGAGCAGCGCCGCGATCGAGTCACCGTCCTTCACCACGACCCGGTCCACGCCGCGGACCTCGCGGTTCTTCGCGGTGATGCCCAGGCGGCGGGCAGCGCCGACCAGTGCCAGCGCCGCCTCCGGGCCCGGGCAGGTGATCTCCAGGGCGCTGGAGCGGCCCGGCTCGGTCAGCGAGCCGTGCGCCATGAACGCGCCCCGCCACGCCGACACCGCACAGCACACGTTGGCCGCCACGACGTGCGGCGGCAGGCCCCGCACCGGTCGTCCCCGCACGTCCAGCAGCCCGGTCTGCCGGGCCAGGGCCTCACCGTCCTTGACCACCCGGACGATGAAGTGGCTGCCCTTACGCAGCCCGCCCGAGGCCAGCACGTGGATCTCGCTCGGGTAGCCGTAGACCTCCGCGACCTCCCGCCGCAGCCGCCGGGCGGCCGCCCCGGTGTCCAGTTCGGCCTCCACCACCACCCGGCCGGAGACGATGTGCAGCCCGCCGGCGAAGCGCAGCAACGCCGCCATCTCCGCCCGCCGGCAGCAGGGCTTGGGCACGTCGACCCGGCTCAGCTCGTCCTTGACCGCCGCCGTCATCGCCATTGTGCGTCCTCTCACGGACCTGTTCCGGCGTGTCGCCGGAGATTACGTACGTGTCTAACGATCGGCGCCCAGGACGGGCACCAGTGCGGCGCCCAGGGCGGCCGGATCATGACGGGGCGTGCCGTCGGTCACCGCGACGGGGGCGAGGACCAGTCGGGCCCCCAGCGCCTGCGCCGCCCGCGCGACGGGCTCGAGTTCACCGACCGCCTTGACGTCGGCCAGCACGTGGTCGACCGTCAGCTCCGGCAGGTACCAGCGCAGGGCCGCCAGGTGGTCGGCCACCGACAGGCCGAGCGTCTCCTTCTCGGCCGCCAGGTTCAGCGTGACCAGCCGACGCGCCGGGCTGGCCAGGATCGCGGCGGCCAGCTGCGGAACCAGCAGGTGCGGCAGCACGCTCGTGTACCAGCTACCCGGACCGAAGATCAACCAGTCGGCCGCGCCGATCGCCGCGAGCGCCTCCCCGCACGCGGCCGGCGTCCGCGGGGTCAACCGCAACGACTCGACCCGCCCGGTGGTCACGGCGACCTGGTGCTGGCCGCGTACGGTGCACAGCTCGTCGGGTCGGTCGGGGTCCGCGCCCCGCACCCGCGCCTCGATGCCGACGGGCTGACGGGACATCGGCAGCACCCGACCCACCGTGCCGAGCATGGCCCCGGCGTGTTCCAGCGCCGCGACCGGGTCGCCGAGCAGCTCCATCAGCCCGCAGAGCACCAGGTTGCCCACCGCGTGCCCGGCCAGCCCGTCGCCGTGCCCGCCGTCGCTGTGCCCGCCGTCGCGGTGCACGGCCGCGAAGCGGTGCTGGAACAGGCCGGCGCTGCGCCGCGTCGCCGGGTGGTCCCCGGCCAGCGCGACCAGGGCCTGCCGCAGGTCGCCCGGGGGCAGTCCACCGCGCTCGGCGCGCAGCCGCCCGCTGGAGCCACCATCGTCACCGACGGTGACCACTGCGGTGATGTCCAGATCCAGTTCGGGAGCGCAGCGCCGCAACGCCCGCAGCGACGCCGACAGCCCGTGCCCGCCCCCGAAGGCGACCACCCGGGTCGTCACTCCCGCCCCAGATCCCGGTGCTGGGCGTTGGCCGCGAGACCGCAGCGGCGCAGACGGGCGGCCAGTTCCTCAGCGATCGCCACGCTGCGGTGCTTGCCGCCGGTGCAGCCGACCGCCACGGTCAGGTAGCGCTTGCCCTCCCGCTCGAAGCCGGTGGTGGTGGCGTTGACCAGGTCCACGTACGCCTCGACGAAGGCGTCCGCGCCCTCCTGCCCCAGCACGTACGCGCTGACGCCCTCCTCCTGACCGGTGTGTTCCCGCAGCTCCGGCACCCAGTACGGGTTGGGCAGGAACCGGGCGTCGAGCACGAAGTCGGCGTCGGGCGGCAGGCCGTACTTGAAGCCGAAGGAGATCACGGTCAGCCGCAGCCGGCGGGCGTCCTCACCGCCGAACAGCTCCTCGATGCGCCGCCGCAGCTGGTTGACGTTGAGCTGACTGGTGTCGATGATCACGTCGGCCTGGTCGCGGGCCTCCTCCAGCAGCCCGCGCTCGACGGCGATGCCGTCGGCGAGCCGACCGTCGCCCTGCAACGGGTGCGACCGCCGGACGCTCTCGAACCGACGGATCAGCACCTCGTCGTCGGCGTCGACGAACACCACCCGGGGGGAGTAGCCGCGGTCCTTGAGCTCCCGGATCGCGCCGGCCAGGTCGGTGGAGAAGGCGCGGGAGCGGACGTCGAGCACCATCGCCGTGCGGCGGGCGGCCCCGCCGGCCTTCACGGCCAGCTCCGCCATGTCCAGCAGGAGGGCCTGCGGCAGGTTGTCGACCACGTAGAAGCCGACGTTCTCCAGCGCCCGGGCCACCGTGCTGCGCCCGCCGCCGGACAGTCCGGTCACCACGACCAGAGTGGTGTCCGGTTCGGCCGGCAGACCCGCCGGGGCGGCGTGCTGCCCGTTCGTGTGCGCCTCGCTCACCCAGTACCCCCAAGACATGCCGCCGCGACCGGTCGCCCCCGGCCACGGGCGTCGAACAGCGACTCTAACCCGCCGGGCCGGCCGGGCGGCGGCTGCGCCCGCCCGGCCGGTCGCCGCAGGTCGGCCGCGTCGCGCCCCCCGACTGCCACAAGCTGTCAACGATCGGTGACCCGTCGAGATCGTGGCCGTCATGGCGGTGTCGGGGACAGCTCGTAGAATCCCGGGATGCCCTCCCCCACCGCACCGGCCGTCGGGGCCGCGCTGGACGTGTTGCGCCGGGTCTTCGGCTACGACGCCTTCCGTGGCTTCCAGCAGGAGGTCATCGAGCACGTCGCGGCCGGCGGCGACGCGCTGGTGCTGATGCCCACCGGCGGCGGCAAGTCGCTGTGCTACCAGATCCCGGCGCTGGTCCGCGACGGCGTCGCGGTGGTGGTCTCCCCGCTGATCGCGCTCATGCAGGACCAGGTCGACGCCCTGACCGCCGTGGGCGCGCGGGCCGGCTTCCTCAACTCCACCCAGGACCCCGCCGCCCGCCGCGCGGTCGAGGCGGCGTTCCTGGCCGGCGAGCTGGACCTGCTCTACCTCGCCCCGGAGGCCCTGGGCACCCGGTCGGCCCAGCAGCTGCTCGACCGGGGGCGGATCAGTCTGTTCGCCATCGACGAGGCGCACTGCGTGTCGCAGTGGGGGCACGACTTCCGCCCCGACTACCTGGCCCTGTCGATGCTGCACGAACGTTGGCCCGGGGTGCCGCGCATCGCGCTGACCGCCACCGCCACCAGCGCCACCCGCACCGAGATCGCCACCCGGCTCAGCCTCACCGACGCGCGGCACTTCGTGGCCAGCTTCGACCGGCCCAACATCCAGTACCGGATCGTGTCGAAGCGGGAGCCCCGCAAGCAGCTGCTCGCCCTGCTGCGCGACGAGCACCCCGGCGACGCCGGCATCGTCTACTGCCTGTCCCGGGCCTCGGTCGACAAGACCGCCGAGTTCCTCGTCGCCAACGGCATCGACGCGCTGCCCTACCACGCGGGTCTGGACGCGACGACCCGCGCCGCCAACCAGCAGCGGTTCCTGCGCTCCGACGGCCTGGTGATGGTGGCGACCATCGCCTTCGGGATGGGCATCGACAAGCCCGACGTACGCTTCGTCGCCCACCTCGACCTGCCCAAGTCCGTCGAGGGCTACTACCAGGAGACCGGCCGCGCCGGCCGCGACGGGCTGCCGTCGACGGCCTGGCTCGCGTACGGGCTCCAGGACGTGGTGCAGCAACGCAAGATGATCGAGACGTCGGAGGGCGACCTGGCCCACCGCCGCAACCTCGCCGCCCACCTCGACGCGATGCTGGCGCTGTGCGAGACCGTCCGCTGCCGCCGGGTCCAGCTGCTGGACTACTTCGGCGAACGCCTCGACTCGCCCTGCGGCAACTGCGACACCTGCCTCGATCCGCCGCAGTCCTGGGACGGCACGGTCGCCGCGCAGAAGCTGCTGTCGACCGTGTTCCGGCTCGACCGCGAACGCAACCAGCGCTTCGGCGCCGGGCAGTGCGTCGACATCCTGCTCGGCCGGCGCACCGACAAGGTCACCCAGTTCGGCCACGACTCGCTGACCGTGTTCGGCATCGGCACCGAACTCGGTGAGGCGGAGTGGCGCGGCGTGGTGCGCCAACTGCTGGCCGAGGGGCTGCTCGCCGTCGAGGGCGACTACGGCACCCTGGCGCTCACCGACGCCAGCGCGGAGGTGCTGGGCCGCCGCCGCACGGTCATGATGCGCCGCGAGCCCGAGCGCCCGGCGCGGACCGCCAAGCCCCGTGGCGCGGCCACCGTCGTGGCGGAACTGCCGGCGGAGGCGGCCGGCGTGTTCGAGCGCCTGCGCGCGTGGCGGGCGGCCACCGCCAAGGAACAGGGCGTTCCCGCGTACGTGATCTTCCACGACGCCACGCTGCGACAGATCGCCACCGACGCACCGGGTTCGCTGACCGAGCTGTCCCGGGTCGGTGGGGTGGGCGAGAACAAGCTGGCGAAGTACGGCGAGCAGATCCTGGGCGTACTCGCGGAGGGCTGAACGGCCCACCGTGGCCGGGGTCACGAACGTTGCCGACGGGCACGCCGCCGGACCGACGGGCTCGGCCGACCGTGGCACGGAGGACGAGAGACGACCGGGCTGGCGGTGTTCGGTCCCGCACGCCTCTATCGAGCTGCACCGGCTGCGCTCTCAGCGGGTTAGCCGGGCAGGCGAGGCGTGTCCGACAACGCCGACACCCACCCGCTCCGTCTACGCCATCAGCTCGGGAGGATCGGCGGCAACGCCCCCAGGCCAACGCCCGCAGGCGAGCCGACCTGCGGGCGAACCAGCCTGCGGGCGAACCAGCCTGCGGGCGAGCCAGCCGGGCCTGCGGGGGCCGGCCCGGCCTGCGGGCGAGCCGGCCGCGACATTCGCCATCCTGGCCTGTCCCACGACCTGCGGCCCAGAACCGACGGGCGCACGGCTTGCCCACGACCAGCCCAAGACTTGCGGCACCTCGGCCCATCGGGCGGCGCAGATACCGCAGGTTGCCGAAATTGGGGCGGGGTTACCTCCCGCCGGGGTGCGCAGCCGACCATCGTCGACCTGGTCAGCCAACTGGTGAGCCCGCGCCCGGGCCGACCGGAGGACGACCCCCGAGGCCGGCGCCTCACTCCCCGGCAGGCGGGGCCGGGATGACTGGGTTGGCCGGGGTCGCCGGGGTAGCCGAGTCCGCCGGGGTAGCCGGGTCCGCCGGGGTGGAGTCGGTGTCGAGGGCGGCCAGGATCGCCTCGGCGGTGCGCCGCCCCACGCCCGGCACCTCGGTGATCTCCTCCACCGTGGCGGCGGAGAGCCGCTTCAGAGAGCCGAAGTGCCGCAGCAGCGCCTTGCGGCGCATCTCGCCCAGGCCGGGGACGTCGTCGAGCGCGGAGGTGGTCATCCGCTTGGAGCGACGCTGCCGGTGGAAGGTGATGGCGAACCGGTGGGCCTCGTCGCGCACCCGTTGCAGCAGGTAGAGCCCTTCCGAGGCGCGCGGGAGGATGACCGGGAAGTCGTCGTCGGGCAGCCAGACCTCCTCCAGCCG
Protein-coding regions in this window:
- the rapZ gene encoding RNase adapter RapZ; protein product: MSEAHTNGQHAAPAGLPAEPDTTLVVVTGLSGGGRSTVARALENVGFYVVDNLPQALLLDMAELAVKAGGAARRTAMVLDVRSRAFSTDLAGAIRELKDRGYSPRVVFVDADDEVLIRRFESVRRSHPLQGDGRLADGIAVERGLLEEARDQADVIIDTSQLNVNQLRRRIEELFGGEDARRLRLTVISFGFKYGLPPDADFVLDARFLPNPYWVPELREHTGQEEGVSAYVLGQEGADAFVEAYVDLVNATTTGFEREGKRYLTVAVGCTGGKHRSVAIAEELAARLRRCGLAANAQHRDLGRE
- a CDS encoding gluconeogenesis factor YvcK family protein, whose translation is MTTRVVAFGGGHGLSASLRALRRCAPELDLDITAVVTVGDDGGSSGRLRAERGGLPPGDLRQALVALAGDHPATRRSAGLFQHRFAAVHRDGGHSDGGHGDGLAGHAVGNLVLCGLMELLGDPVAALEHAGAMLGTVGRVLPMSRQPVGIEARVRGADPDRPDELCTVRGQHQVAVTTGRVESLRLTPRTPAACGEALAAIGAADWLIFGPGSWYTSVLPHLLVPQLAAAILASPARRLVTLNLAAEKETLGLSVADHLAALRWYLPELTVDHVLADVKAVGELEPVARAAQALGARLVLAPVAVTDGTPRHDPAALGAALVPVLGADR
- the recQ gene encoding DNA helicase RecQ, translating into MPSPTAPAVGAALDVLRRVFGYDAFRGFQQEVIEHVAAGGDALVLMPTGGGKSLCYQIPALVRDGVAVVVSPLIALMQDQVDALTAVGARAGFLNSTQDPAARRAVEAAFLAGELDLLYLAPEALGTRSAQQLLDRGRISLFAIDEAHCVSQWGHDFRPDYLALSMLHERWPGVPRIALTATATSATRTEIATRLSLTDARHFVASFDRPNIQYRIVSKREPRKQLLALLRDEHPGDAGIVYCLSRASVDKTAEFLVANGIDALPYHAGLDATTRAANQQRFLRSDGLVMVATIAFGMGIDKPDVRFVAHLDLPKSVEGYYQETGRAGRDGLPSTAWLAYGLQDVVQQRKMIETSEGDLAHRRNLAAHLDAMLALCETVRCRRVQLLDYFGERLDSPCGNCDTCLDPPQSWDGTVAAQKLLSTVFRLDRERNQRFGAGQCVDILLGRRTDKVTQFGHDSLTVFGIGTELGEAEWRGVVRQLLAEGLLAVEGDYGTLALTDASAEVLGRRRTVMMRREPERPARTAKPRGAATVVAELPAEAAGVFERLRAWRAATAKEQGVPAYVIFHDATLRQIATDAPGSLTELSRVGGVGENKLAKYGEQILGVLAEG
- the whiA gene encoding DNA-binding protein WhiA, with amino-acid sequence MAMTAAVKDELSRVDVPKPCCRRAEMAALLRFAGGLHIVSGRVVVEAELDTGAAARRLRREVAEVYGYPSEIHVLASGGLRKGSHFIVRVVKDGEALARQTGLLDVRGRPVRGLPPHVVAANVCCAVSAWRGAFMAHGSLTEPGRSSALEITCPGPEAALALVGAARRLGITAKNREVRGVDRVVVKDGDSIAALLTRIGAHSSVLAWEERRVRREVRATANRLANFDDANLRRSARAAVAAAARVTRALEILADDAPNHLTSAGRLRLEHRQASLEELGALADPPLTKDAIAGRIRRLLALADKRARDLGIPDTEAAVTPDMLVV